Proteins encoded in a region of the Rutidosis leptorrhynchoides isolate AG116_Rl617_1_P2 chromosome 9, CSIRO_AGI_Rlap_v1, whole genome shotgun sequence genome:
- the LOC139867719 gene encoding blue copper protein-like has protein sequence MTMFNHIAVVLAIMVVMLLPSTTIASHYKVGDNYGWTIGPDYQAWADKFIYPKDVHNVYLVDRVAFAACSIDKPDYYLDSGDDVLILGTPGEYYFICGAPGHCSDHNQKSTVIANALWRR, from the exons ATGACCATGTTTAACCACATTGCCGTTGTATTAGCCATTATGGTTGTCATGCTACTTCCATCTACAACCATAGCATCACACTACAAGGTGGGAGATAACTATGGTTGGACAATCGGTCCCGATTATCAAGCTTGGGCTGACa agttcatatatccaaaagacgTACATAACGTATATTTGGTGGATCGCGTTGCGTTTGCTGCCTGCAGTATAGACAAACCAGATTATTATCTTGATAGTGGAGATGACGTATTAATCTTAGGCACACCAGGAGAATATTATTTTATTTGTGGTGCACCGGGACATTGTTCTGATCATAACCAAAAGTCCACTGTTATTGCCAATGCTCTCTGGCGTCGTTGA